A single genomic interval of Legionella israelensis harbors:
- a CDS encoding DMT family transporter, with protein MKKNYFIIGAVFLVLAQTMVGVNIVTSKLLLSSIPVLILLEIRFLLATLVLLLLHWANPFSRKNSLRTHFSEFARRDWFFIFAQALSAGVLFNGLMLTGLNYTDANVAGIITSALPAIIAILSWLILHEKISAEKALCVFFATMGLVIISYDKLNGVGASHSFWGDSIVLLALLPEASYYVLCKLYKNRLPLFLTSALLNGINAILLLPLLFLVPWEPANINMVTWFILFIIGLSSGFFYVFWLIGAKHVDGIMASLSTAIMPIATVILAWIILGEGLTPLELAGMGLVLFSIVLYAKR; from the coding sequence ATGAAAAAGAATTATTTTATAATCGGGGCAGTTTTTCTTGTTTTGGCACAGACCATGGTCGGGGTAAATATCGTTACCTCAAAGCTGCTCCTTTCTTCCATTCCAGTATTGATTTTATTAGAAATTCGCTTCTTACTGGCAACATTGGTATTACTTCTCCTCCATTGGGCAAACCCATTTTCTCGAAAAAATTCATTAAGAACTCATTTTTCTGAGTTTGCACGTCGGGATTGGTTTTTCATTTTTGCTCAAGCTTTATCAGCCGGTGTTTTATTTAATGGTTTGATGCTAACAGGATTGAATTATACGGATGCGAATGTGGCAGGGATCATTACTAGCGCCTTACCAGCAATTATCGCCATTCTATCATGGCTAATTTTGCACGAAAAAATATCAGCTGAGAAAGCATTATGTGTTTTTTTTGCTACAATGGGATTGGTTATTATCTCCTACGATAAATTAAATGGCGTTGGTGCCTCACATTCTTTTTGGGGTGATAGCATTGTTTTATTAGCATTGCTGCCCGAGGCGTCTTACTACGTACTTTGTAAATTATATAAAAACCGCCTGCCTTTGTTTTTAACTTCTGCTTTACTTAATGGAATTAATGCAATCTTATTATTGCCTTTGTTATTCCTTGTGCCCTGGGAACCAGCAAACATTAATATGGTAACTTGGTTCATCTTATTTATTATTGGCTTAAGCTCTGGATTCTTTTATGTGTTTTGGTTGATTGGTGCAAAACACGTTGATGGAATAATGGCCTCTCTTTCTACAGCCATCATGCCAATTGCAACTGTGATTCTGGCTTGGATTATTTTGGGTGAAGGATTGACTCCACTAGAATTAGCGGGCATGGGACTTGTTCTATTTTCCATTGTTTTGTACGCAAAAAGATAA
- a CDS encoding GFA family protein yields MSSNNNTKKQTGTCLCGQANFEIEGNFDLFLFCHCTYCQKDTGSIHGANLISNTAKLNWLSGEEKTQIYNLEGTRHTKCFCQVCGSALPYMYDEKTLVVPAGSIDFEPPIAPTAHIFYKSRAKWEDALAETKKFNKFPTGQGE; encoded by the coding sequence ATGTCATCCAATAATAATACTAAAAAACAAACTGGCACTTGTTTGTGTGGCCAGGCTAACTTCGAAATCGAGGGAAATTTTGATTTATTTCTATTTTGTCACTGCACTTACTGCCAGAAAGATACTGGCTCAATACATGGTGCTAATCTCATATCGAATACTGCAAAGCTTAACTGGTTAAGTGGTGAAGAAAAAACACAAATTTATAATTTAGAAGGAACCAGGCATACAAAATGCTTTTGCCAGGTTTGTGGCTCTGCTTTACCTTATATGTATGATGAGAAAACACTGGTTGTGCCTGCTGGTAGCATCGATTTTGAACCCCCAATAGCTCCAACAGCCCATATTTTTTATAAAAGTAGAGCCAAGTGGGAAGATGCATTAGCTGAAACGAAAAAGTTTAATAAGTTTCCAACGGGCCAAGGGGAATAA
- a CDS encoding GNAT family N-acetyltransferase produces the protein MLMLEVVSKQDKNVISNLLQFYMFEFNQISAFKHFRLDDTGKYQQYPYFENYWLEKNRFPYVIKHNESIIGFSLAHDITINKSIDWKLAEFFIMPEFRRQGFGCEAAISTIKSHTGSWEISVLEDNFKAKRFWLDVFHKLSVSYKSYKYQEYEVFELKSNH, from the coding sequence ATGCTCATGCTGGAAGTCGTAAGCAAACAAGACAAGAATGTCATTAGCAACTTATTACAGTTTTACATGTTTGAGTTCAACCAAATCTCAGCATTCAAACACTTTCGCTTAGACGATACTGGCAAGTATCAGCAGTATCCATACTTTGAAAACTATTGGCTTGAAAAAAATCGATTTCCCTATGTTATAAAACATAATGAGTCTATTATAGGTTTTTCTCTAGCCCATGACATCACAATTAATAAATCCATTGATTGGAAGCTTGCTGAGTTCTTTATCATGCCAGAATTTAGAAGGCAGGGGTTTGGTTGTGAAGCCGCCATATCAACCATAAAGTCTCATACAGGAAGTTGGGAAATTTCTGTGCTGGAAGATAATTTCAAAGCAAAACGTTTTTGGTTAGATGTTTTTCACAAATTATCCGTTTCATATAAATCCTACAAATATCAGGAATATGAGGTTTTTGAGCTCAAATCCAATCATTAA
- a CDS encoding DUF4169 family protein has protein sequence MADIINLNKKRKAKNRSAKEKKSTENRIKFGRTKKERQIAIQENEHNERHLDGHKLEKKAEE, from the coding sequence ATGGCAGATATCATTAATCTAAATAAAAAAAGAAAGGCTAAAAATCGTTCAGCGAAAGAAAAGAAGTCTACTGAAAATCGCATTAAATTTGGAAGAACAAAAAAAGAGCGACAAATAGCAATACAGGAAAATGAACATAATGAACGTCACCTAGATGGCCACAAATTGGAAAAAAAAGCGGAAGAATAA
- a CDS encoding aminoglycoside adenylyltransferase domain-containing protein, with protein sequence MQQQIQQCFDLIKAILNNDLLGVYLFGSSIAGGLQKYSDIDLLVISNRSTTHDEKAKFVKNLLEISGIYMKGERFPIEMTIIEKSQVSPWHYPPIFDFQYGEWLRSQFNDGIIEPWGSNEMPDLAIMITQVLLASKTLYGANPHEILCKVPYTDYMLATLDALPSLMADIDTDTRNVLLTLARIWRTVETDTISSKPAAASWSIKQLPQEYILVMHRAKAICIGEEKEYWDDIKALIKPCADFISDKINFKLARINLSENTYKSINMLNE encoded by the coding sequence ATGCAACAGCAAATACAACAGTGCTTCGATTTGATTAAGGCGATTCTTAACAATGATCTACTAGGCGTATATTTATTTGGATCATCAATCGCAGGAGGTCTCCAAAAATACAGCGATATTGACTTGCTAGTCATTTCTAATAGATCAACAACGCATGATGAAAAAGCTAAATTTGTTAAAAATTTGCTTGAAATTTCTGGTATCTACATGAAAGGAGAGAGGTTTCCTATTGAGATGACTATTATTGAGAAATCTCAAGTTAGTCCATGGCACTACCCGCCAATCTTTGATTTTCAATATGGTGAATGGTTACGTAGTCAATTTAATGATGGGATTATCGAGCCATGGGGCTCAAATGAAATGCCTGATTTAGCCATTATGATCACGCAAGTATTGTTAGCTAGCAAGACATTATATGGTGCAAATCCACATGAAATTTTATGCAAGGTTCCATACACTGATTATATGCTTGCCACTTTAGATGCTTTACCTTCGCTGATGGCAGACATTGATACTGATACTCGAAATGTATTGTTAACGCTTGCTCGTATTTGGAGAACTGTTGAAACAGATACTATTAGTTCTAAGCCAGCAGCCGCTAGTTGGTCTATTAAACAATTACCTCAAGAATATATTCTCGTTATGCACAGAGCGAAAGCGATATGTATTGGGGAAGAAAAAGAATACTGGGATGACATAAAAGCGCTTATAAAACCCTGTGCCGATTTCATCTCAGATAAAATCAATTTTAAGCTGGCTCGAATCAACTTATCAGAAAATACATATAAATCTATCAATATGCTGAATGAATAG
- a CDS encoding DUF5993 family protein translates to MALIFLLLCFIILLIWLGRRKVAIFFLVFTLMISSATFVHHISTQLHLNL, encoded by the coding sequence ATGGCTTTGATCTTTTTATTGCTGTGTTTCATTATTCTTCTTATCTGGCTTGGTCGAAGAAAAGTAGCTATCTTTTTTTTAGTATTCACTCTGATGATAAGCTCTGCTACCTTTGTTCATCATATCAGTACTCAATTACATCTTAACTTATGA
- a CDS encoding disulfide bond formation protein B → MKNTFFSAQKFALFANLLDVLAIALLLALAFMFQFVFKEIPCPLCLLQRAGFLITATGFLLNLRYDFRPSHYALSQLGALFTSFVALRQIALHVVPGTGTYGSSIFGLHMYTWSFIAATLILLLTTVILGLEKQYQKPAEKRLFGWVSHVLFALILSLSLTNFFSVLAECGFSACPDNPQHYLLSYISKTALF, encoded by the coding sequence ATGAAAAATACATTTTTTTCAGCGCAAAAATTTGCTTTATTCGCCAACTTGTTGGATGTGTTGGCTATCGCTTTATTACTGGCTCTGGCTTTCATGTTCCAGTTTGTATTTAAAGAAATTCCCTGCCCTTTATGCCTCTTGCAACGTGCAGGCTTTCTTATCACGGCAACAGGGTTCCTGCTTAATCTGCGTTATGACTTTCGCCCCAGTCACTATGCGTTGAGCCAACTCGGTGCTTTATTTACCTCCTTTGTCGCTTTACGACAAATTGCCTTGCATGTTGTGCCTGGTACTGGAACTTATGGCTCAAGCATTTTCGGTCTGCATATGTATACCTGGTCGTTTATTGCTGCCACGCTTATTTTATTGTTGACGACGGTGATTTTAGGATTGGAGAAACAATACCAAAAGCCTGCTGAAAAACGGCTTTTTGGATGGGTGAGCCATGTCCTGTTTGCTCTTATCCTTTCACTAAGCCTTACCAACTTCTTTTCAGTTCTGGCAGAATGCGGGTTTAGTGCATGCCCTGATAATCCGCAACATTATTTGTTATCCTATATTTCGAAGACGGCTCTTTTTTGA